The following are from one region of the Microbacterium paraoxydans genome:
- a CDS encoding transglycosylase domain-containing protein — translation MPQKNRTVKGVLGGLVGLVGLSAIAGLLVTASVTPVLAMTGVAGSTALTIFDELPEVLKVDTPMEQSTIYATNPEGKPVVLASFYEQNRVPVTYEQVAPVLYDAILSSEDKNFYTHGGVNLGATVKALVDNVRGTSSRGASTISQQFVKNVRIQQCEQNVNTASETYADELQQCWQDATNASGVDGIERKLQEMRYAIQIEKDYSKNDILLGYLNIANFGGTVYGIEAAARYYFSTTAAKLTVGQAATLAGIVQNPNTYRIDKPGGTYTTNDGVAHNSAEDGYKDAKDRRDYVLGRMLTDGKITQAQHDEAKAAAITPAIKVPTQGCAAAGRNAYFCQYVKSIVENDEAFGADIQERRDLLRRGGLKIYTTLDFRVQDPAAEEMANVVPANFDNKYFGAAGVSIEVGTGRILSITQNTKFSETPTSDQQYSSLVFAGDQKYGNSGGFQVGSTYKLFTLIDWLEKGHSVRESLNGAVQTNLQIPVCGSPQTTDTAKIGNFNRVRGFTGTPMAFTAQSLNSGFFAMAAKLDVCDINKVADKMGVTLASGEKVTEENVPYDVLGPKNISPIAMANAYATVASGGTYCTPRAIDKVIDAEGKERPLPKASCTEGVLSKEVAATAAYALQGVMAGGGTGARANPFDGTPLIGKTGTHDLWSTMMIESSTKVATAVWAGRSNGNHDNVFNVWTGSHLLNEVRYPLARAAQHAANQAYGGDRFPEPDGNLIRQIRVDVPDVVGQTVEEATATLERAGFQVSVGDPVDSDKATNIVVEQSPSGQAAAGATITISPSNGNGATVPDVTGQSPTEANAALVAAGFTTVEREGSCNAEDATVTATTPAANSAATKATPIRVSCK, via the coding sequence ATGCCCCAAAAGAACCGCACGGTGAAGGGCGTGCTCGGCGGTCTCGTCGGGCTCGTCGGATTGAGCGCCATCGCCGGTCTGCTGGTCACCGCCAGCGTCACCCCCGTCCTCGCGATGACCGGCGTCGCCGGCTCCACGGCGCTGACCATCTTCGATGAGCTGCCCGAGGTCCTCAAGGTCGACACCCCGATGGAGCAGTCGACCATCTACGCGACCAACCCCGAGGGCAAGCCGGTCGTGCTGGCGTCGTTCTACGAGCAGAACCGGGTCCCGGTCACCTACGAGCAGGTCGCCCCCGTCCTCTACGACGCGATCCTCTCCAGTGAGGACAAGAACTTCTACACCCACGGCGGCGTCAACCTCGGCGCGACCGTGAAGGCCCTCGTCGACAACGTGCGGGGCACGTCCAGCCGCGGCGCTTCGACGATCAGCCAGCAGTTCGTGAAGAACGTCCGCATCCAGCAGTGCGAGCAGAACGTCAACACGGCCTCCGAGACCTACGCGGACGAGCTGCAGCAGTGCTGGCAGGACGCCACCAACGCCTCCGGCGTCGACGGCATCGAGCGCAAGCTCCAGGAGATGCGCTACGCCATCCAGATCGAGAAGGACTACTCGAAGAACGACATCCTCCTCGGATACCTCAACATCGCGAACTTCGGCGGCACGGTCTACGGCATCGAGGCCGCCGCGCGGTACTACTTCTCCACGACCGCCGCGAAGCTCACCGTCGGCCAGGCGGCGACGCTCGCCGGCATCGTGCAGAACCCGAACACGTACCGCATCGACAAGCCCGGCGGCACCTACACGACCAACGACGGCGTCGCGCACAACTCCGCCGAGGACGGGTACAAGGACGCCAAGGACCGCCGCGACTACGTTCTCGGCCGTATGCTCACGGACGGCAAGATCACCCAGGCGCAGCACGACGAGGCGAAGGCCGCCGCGATCACTCCCGCCATCAAGGTCCCGACCCAGGGCTGTGCCGCGGCCGGACGCAACGCCTACTTCTGCCAGTACGTGAAGTCGATCGTCGAGAACGACGAGGCGTTCGGTGCGGACATCCAGGAGCGTCGCGACCTGCTGCGCCGCGGTGGTCTGAAGATCTACACCACCCTCGACTTCCGCGTGCAGGACCCCGCGGCCGAGGAGATGGCCAACGTCGTCCCGGCGAACTTCGACAACAAGTACTTCGGTGCTGCCGGCGTCTCGATCGAGGTCGGCACGGGTCGCATCCTCTCGATCACGCAGAACACGAAGTTCTCGGAGACTCCGACCAGCGACCAGCAGTACTCATCGCTCGTCTTCGCCGGCGACCAGAAGTACGGCAACTCCGGCGGCTTCCAGGTGGGCTCGACCTACAAGCTCTTCACCCTCATCGACTGGCTCGAGAAGGGCCACTCCGTGCGGGAGTCCTTGAACGGTGCGGTGCAGACCAACCTGCAGATCCCGGTCTGCGGCAGCCCGCAGACGACCGACACGGCGAAGATCGGCAACTTCAACCGCGTTCGCGGATTCACGGGGACGCCGATGGCCTTCACGGCGCAGTCCCTCAACAGCGGGTTCTTCGCGATGGCCGCCAAGCTCGACGTCTGCGACATCAACAAGGTCGCCGACAAGATGGGCGTCACCCTGGCCAGCGGCGAGAAGGTCACGGAGGAGAACGTCCCCTACGACGTCCTCGGACCGAAGAACATCTCCCCCATCGCGATGGCCAATGCCTACGCGACGGTCGCCAGCGGCGGCACGTACTGCACACCGCGCGCGATCGACAAGGTGATCGACGCCGAAGGCAAGGAGCGTCCGCTCCCCAAGGCCTCCTGCACCGAGGGCGTGCTCTCGAAGGAGGTCGCGGCGACCGCGGCCTATGCACTGCAGGGCGTCATGGCCGGCGGTGGCACCGGCGCGCGAGCCAACCCCTTCGACGGCACCCCGCTGATCGGCAAGACCGGTACGCACGACCTGTGGTCGACCATGATGATCGAGTCCAGCACCAAGGTCGCGACCGCGGTCTGGGCCGGCCGCTCGAACGGCAACCACGACAACGTGTTCAACGTCTGGACCGGCAGCCACCTCCTCAACGAGGTGCGGTACCCGCTGGCCCGCGCCGCGCAGCACGCCGCGAACCAGGCCTACGGTGGCGATCGGTTCCCGGAGCCGGACGGCAACCTCATCCGACAGATCCGTGTCGACGTGCCGGATGTCGTCGGGCAGACCGTCGAGGAAGCGACTGCGACCCTCGAGCGCGCCGGTTTCCAGGTTTCCGTGGGCGATCCGGTGGACAGCGACAAGGCGACGAACATCGTCGTCGAACAGAGCCCGTCCGGTCAGGCCGCTGCCGGGGCCACCATCACGATCTCGCCCAGCAACGGCAACGGCGCGACCGTTCCCGATGTGACAGGGCAGAGTCCGACCGAGGCCAACGCCGCGCTCGTCGCCGCCGGCTTCACGACGGTCGAACGAGAAGGCTCCTGTAACGCGGAAGACGCGACGGTGACGGCGACGACCCCGGCCGCGAACTCTGCGGCGACGAAGGCCACGCCGATCCGAGTGTCGTGCAAGTAG
- a CDS encoding metallophosphoesterase: MQVGTSRAAHPALIALGAVGAVGAATAIWGIGIERYLFTVREVSAEALPAGAAPLRILHLSDAHMAPWQHRKQDWLASLADLKPDLIVNTGDNLGHEEGLQGIRRAFAPFAGVPGVFVHGSNDVNGPSPRNPLRYFAGPSQKHREPTLLDTAAMDRYFTDELGWADLNNTATRLTVRGEAVDLFGVDDAHRDWERLDVLPAALEQLGSRSDATPVLGVTHAPYQRVLNGFVDLGADAILGGHTHGGQVCLPGFGAIVANCDIPLKQAKGLSTWTHGDRSVPLNVSAGCGHSIYAPVRFACRPEATLLTLTPHA, from the coding sequence GTGCAAGTAGGCACGTCCCGCGCGGCGCACCCGGCCCTCATCGCGCTCGGCGCGGTGGGGGCCGTCGGTGCAGCCACCGCGATCTGGGGCATCGGCATCGAGCGGTACCTGTTCACGGTGCGGGAGGTCTCGGCGGAGGCACTTCCGGCGGGCGCGGCGCCGCTGCGCATCCTGCACCTCTCCGACGCGCATATGGCGCCCTGGCAGCACCGGAAGCAGGACTGGCTCGCGTCCCTGGCCGATCTGAAGCCCGACCTCATCGTCAACACGGGCGACAACCTCGGGCACGAGGAGGGCTTGCAGGGCATCCGCCGAGCGTTCGCCCCCTTCGCCGGAGTTCCCGGGGTGTTCGTGCACGGCTCCAACGACGTCAACGGCCCCTCCCCCCGGAATCCGCTGCGGTACTTCGCCGGACCATCGCAGAAGCACCGCGAGCCCACTCTGCTCGACACCGCCGCGATGGACCGCTACTTCACGGACGAGCTGGGCTGGGCCGACCTGAACAACACCGCGACGCGACTCACGGTGCGCGGCGAGGCGGTCGACCTGTTCGGCGTCGACGACGCCCATCGCGACTGGGAGCGCCTCGACGTGCTGCCCGCGGCGCTCGAACAACTCGGGTCGCGGTCGGACGCCACTCCCGTGCTCGGCGTCACGCATGCGCCGTATCAACGCGTGCTCAACGGCTTCGTCGACCTCGGCGCGGACGCCATCCTCGGCGGCCACACTCACGGCGGACAGGTCTGTCTCCCCGGTTTCGGCGCCATCGTGGCCAACTGCGACATCCCCCTGAAGCAGGCCAAGGGACTCAGTACCTGGACGCATGGCGACCGTTCGGTACCTCTGAACGTCAGCGCAGGCTGCGGGCACTCCATCTACGCGCCCGTCCGCTTCGCGTGCCGCCCCGAGGCGACACTGCTCACGCTGACCCCCCACGCTTGA
- a CDS encoding FRG domain-containing protein, producing the protein MNEDDEVEPEDDDEVEPEDDGKSDERAAGAEIEPFKIFGDGTGFKGVGLEGTGFKGVNMEGFAGLSAGIGALLSGSEVFKIMQTNLLGIGDSLSKTYASSLMPSFDSISALFRYMAEAPALTRSSDYAVLDEPESAYSSHMESPQSYFQSTEEVITCFDDLHAAITKLISKTPDLPLVWRGVRNAEWGMHSHLYRHLMNTNKVVPPQRSPKKAQPYPDEDQMVAAEREILSIARRDWRFDNMSALETFARIQHAGGPTRLIDVTKNPYIGAWFAVEFDEDEEGKDARLFALATRPVAQDGKPPAPDSALELDDLGAARDPFWHLLTDNASRQKLDWGTGARRRIWVPPAYDPRISAQNAAFVLDGVPMTSKKLASYFTVERNVYWRRADLLASASIYAKMLKPTRRPMYNSRNFAPTFSFRIEAAAKQEIREVMESRFGYRLSYIYPDMAALAEHLKRRPLNG; encoded by the coding sequence ATGAACGAAGACGACGAGGTCGAGCCCGAAGACGACGACGAGGTCGAGCCCGAAGACGACGGCAAAAGCGATGAGCGCGCCGCTGGGGCCGAGATCGAGCCGTTCAAGATCTTCGGGGACGGGACTGGCTTCAAAGGCGTGGGCCTTGAGGGGACTGGCTTCAAGGGCGTGAACATGGAGGGTTTCGCGGGTCTGAGCGCTGGTATTGGAGCGCTTCTCTCGGGCTCAGAAGTGTTCAAGATCATGCAGACGAATCTTCTCGGCATCGGCGACTCGCTCTCGAAGACGTACGCGTCAAGCCTCATGCCATCATTCGATTCGATCAGCGCCCTCTTCCGATACATGGCGGAAGCGCCTGCGCTCACTCGTTCGAGCGATTACGCGGTCTTGGACGAGCCGGAGAGTGCGTATTCGTCGCACATGGAATCGCCCCAGAGTTACTTTCAGTCGACGGAAGAAGTGATCACCTGCTTCGACGACCTGCACGCCGCGATCACGAAGCTCATATCGAAGACTCCCGACCTGCCGCTCGTATGGCGCGGTGTACGGAACGCCGAGTGGGGGATGCACAGCCATCTCTACCGACATCTGATGAACACCAACAAGGTCGTGCCGCCCCAGCGGAGCCCGAAGAAGGCCCAGCCGTACCCTGACGAGGATCAGATGGTCGCGGCGGAGCGAGAGATCCTGAGCATTGCCCGCCGCGATTGGCGTTTCGACAACATGTCCGCCCTTGAAACTTTCGCCCGCATCCAGCACGCCGGGGGTCCCACTCGGCTGATCGACGTAACGAAGAACCCGTATATCGGCGCATGGTTCGCGGTCGAGTTCGATGAGGATGAAGAGGGCAAGGATGCGCGGCTCTTTGCTCTCGCCACTCGCCCCGTTGCGCAAGACGGGAAGCCTCCTGCGCCCGACTCGGCACTAGAGCTCGATGATCTCGGCGCGGCACGGGACCCGTTCTGGCACCTGCTCACGGACAATGCGAGCCGCCAGAAGCTCGACTGGGGAACCGGCGCACGCAGACGCATCTGGGTGCCTCCGGCTTACGACCCTCGAATCTCCGCGCAGAACGCCGCTTTCGTCCTCGACGGGGTGCCGATGACGTCCAAGAAGCTCGCGTCCTACTTCACGGTCGAGAGGAACGTCTACTGGCGTCGAGCGGATCTGCTCGCCTCTGCGTCGATCTACGCGAAGATGCTGAAACCGACCAGAAGGCCGATGTACAACTCGCGGAACTTCGCGCCGACTTTCAGTTTCCGAATCGAAGCCGCCGCCAAGCAGGAGATCCGCGAGGTCATGGAGTCTCGGTTCGGCTACCGGCTGTCGTACATTTACCCCGACATGGCTGCGCTCGCTGAGCACCTCAAGCGGAGGCCGCTGAACGGATAG
- a CDS encoding TadA family conjugal transfer-associated ATPase has translation MPDRFVIRPRPSGTRAASRAPQEALRSEPAFAPLAPFVDDEVTDVFLNGADALFVDRGSGAERVPDWRATEREVRELAVALVAIGGRHLDDQTPCVDVRLGSGVRVHAALAPVSALGTAVSIRVPRVHAADLDALAARGAFDARQRRWLGSLVRDRANLLLTGGTGSGKTTLLSALLSEVAPDERIVTIEDVAELRPRHPHHVALEARQANLEGAGEIDLARLVRESLRMRPDRLVVGECRGEEVRELLTALNTGHDGGAGTLHASGLADVPARLEALGALAGMDAVALARQAVSAFTIVLHLERTPAGARRIAKAGRLVLAGDRLAIEEVEPW, from the coding sequence ATGCCTGATCGATTCGTCATCCGCCCTCGCCCTTCCGGGACTCGTGCCGCATCGCGCGCTCCGCAGGAGGCGCTCCGGAGTGAGCCGGCGTTCGCCCCGCTCGCGCCGTTCGTCGACGACGAGGTGACGGACGTGTTCCTGAACGGCGCGGACGCGCTGTTCGTGGATAGAGGGAGCGGGGCGGAACGCGTGCCGGACTGGCGGGCCACGGAACGCGAGGTCCGCGAGCTCGCCGTGGCGCTCGTCGCGATCGGAGGGCGACACCTCGACGATCAGACGCCGTGCGTCGATGTGCGGCTCGGCTCCGGCGTCAGGGTGCACGCCGCCTTGGCTCCGGTGTCGGCATTGGGCACAGCCGTGTCGATCCGCGTCCCTCGCGTGCACGCGGCCGACCTCGATGCGCTCGCGGCGCGCGGGGCCTTCGATGCGCGGCAGAGGCGCTGGCTCGGCTCGCTCGTCCGCGACCGGGCGAACCTCCTGCTCACCGGGGGAACGGGCTCCGGCAAGACGACGCTGCTGTCGGCTCTGCTGTCGGAGGTCGCGCCCGATGAGCGCATCGTCACCATCGAAGACGTCGCGGAGCTGAGGCCCCGGCACCCGCACCATGTGGCTCTGGAGGCTCGCCAGGCCAATCTCGAAGGCGCCGGGGAGATCGATCTGGCGCGATTGGTGCGGGAGTCCCTGCGCATGCGGCCCGACCGTCTGGTGGTGGGCGAGTGCCGAGGGGAGGAGGTGCGCGAGCTGCTCACCGCGCTCAACACCGGGCACGACGGCGGTGCGGGCACCCTGCACGCCAGCGGTCTGGCGGACGTGCCCGCGCGCTTGGAGGCCCTGGGCGCGCTCGCCGGCATGGATGCGGTGGCCCTCGCGCGTCAGGCGGTGAGCGCCTTCACCATCGTGCTGCACCTGGAGCGCACTCCGGCCGGGGCGCGACGCATCGCGAAGGCCGGTCGTCTCGTGCTCGCAGGCGACCGTCTGGCGATCGAGGAGGTCGAACCGTGGTGA
- the acs gene encoding acetate--CoA ligase has protein sequence MSSQIDHLLDETRRFAPSEEFAAQSVASQELYERAAADREGFWADQSRELVHWHKPFTQVLDWSNPPFAKWFDDGELNVAYNCLDRHVEAGNGDRVALFWEGEPGDSRRITYAELTDEVKRVANVLDELGIGQGDRVAIYLPMIPEAIAAMLAVARVGAIHSVVFGGFSADSLRSRIDDAGAKLVITADGGYRKGRVSALKPAVDQALADRGEGEQQTVEHVLVVKRGENEVEWTEGRDLWWHDVVPAASSDHTAQAFPAENPLFILYTSGTTGKPKGILHTSGGYLTQAAYSHKNVFDLKPETDVYWCTADIGWITGHSYVTYGPLANGATQVLYEGTPDTPHPGRWWELIEKYKVSIFYTAPTAIRSFMKIGRSVPQKFDLSSLRVLGSVGEPINPEAWMWYREVIGAGSTPIVDTWWQTETGAIMVSALPGITATKPGSAQVPLPGISIDVVDEQGVEVGNGNGGLLVITEPWPSMLRGIWGDPERFRETYWEKFEKQGYYFAGDGARLDEDGDLWLLGRVDDVMNVSGHRLSTAEIESSLVAHEATAEAAVVGASDETTGQAVVAFVIIKESYLSAHDPAGLAQQLRLWVGEQIGAIARPRDVYIVGELPKTRSGKIMRRLLRDVAEGREVGDTTTLADTAVMSIISAQVK, from the coding sequence ATGAGCAGTCAGATCGATCACCTTCTCGACGAGACCCGGCGCTTCGCGCCGTCGGAGGAGTTCGCCGCCCAATCCGTCGCCTCGCAGGAGCTCTACGAGCGCGCCGCCGCGGACCGCGAGGGCTTCTGGGCCGACCAGTCGCGCGAGCTCGTCCACTGGCACAAGCCCTTCACGCAGGTCCTCGACTGGAGCAATCCGCCCTTCGCCAAGTGGTTCGACGACGGAGAGCTCAACGTGGCGTACAACTGCCTCGACCGGCACGTCGAGGCCGGCAACGGCGACCGCGTCGCACTCTTCTGGGAGGGTGAGCCCGGCGACAGCCGCCGCATCACCTATGCCGAGCTGACGGACGAGGTCAAGCGCGTCGCGAACGTGCTCGACGAGCTCGGCATCGGTCAGGGCGACCGCGTCGCGATCTACCTGCCGATGATCCCCGAGGCGATCGCCGCGATGCTCGCCGTGGCGCGCGTCGGCGCCATCCACTCGGTCGTCTTCGGTGGTTTCAGCGCCGACAGCCTGCGCTCGCGGATCGACGACGCCGGCGCCAAGCTCGTCATCACGGCGGACGGCGGGTACCGCAAGGGCCGTGTCTCCGCGCTGAAGCCCGCCGTCGACCAGGCGCTGGCCGACCGCGGCGAGGGCGAGCAGCAGACCGTCGAGCACGTGCTCGTCGTCAAGCGCGGCGAGAACGAGGTGGAGTGGACCGAGGGCCGTGACCTGTGGTGGCACGACGTCGTCCCCGCCGCCTCCTCCGACCACACCGCCCAGGCGTTCCCCGCCGAGAACCCCCTCTTCATCCTGTACACCTCGGGCACGACGGGGAAGCCGAAGGGCATCCTGCACACCTCCGGCGGCTACCTCACCCAGGCGGCGTACTCGCACAAGAACGTCTTCGACCTGAAGCCGGAGACCGACGTCTACTGGTGCACCGCCGACATCGGCTGGATCACCGGACACAGCTACGTCACCTACGGTCCGCTCGCGAACGGCGCGACCCAGGTGCTCTACGAGGGCACGCCGGACACTCCGCACCCCGGCCGCTGGTGGGAACTCATCGAGAAGTACAAGGTCTCGATCTTCTACACGGCCCCGACCGCGATCCGCTCGTTCATGAAGATCGGTCGCAGCGTCCCGCAGAAGTTCGACCTGTCCTCGCTGCGCGTGCTCGGCTCGGTGGGCGAGCCCATCAACCCTGAGGCCTGGATGTGGTACCGCGAGGTCATCGGCGCCGGCTCGACGCCGATCGTCGACACGTGGTGGCAGACCGAGACCGGCGCGATCATGGTGTCGGCGCTCCCCGGGATCACCGCCACGAAGCCCGGCTCGGCGCAGGTGCCCCTGCCCGGTATCTCGATCGATGTGGTCGATGAACAGGGCGTCGAGGTCGGCAACGGCAACGGCGGCCTCCTCGTGATCACCGAACCCTGGCCGAGCATGCTGCGTGGCATCTGGGGCGACCCGGAGCGTTTCCGCGAGACGTACTGGGAGAAGTTCGAGAAGCAGGGCTACTACTTCGCCGGCGACGGGGCCCGCCTCGACGAGGACGGCGACCTCTGGCTGCTCGGCCGGGTCGACGACGTCATGAACGTCTCCGGCCACCGGCTGTCGACCGCGGAGATCGAGTCCTCCCTCGTCGCGCACGAGGCCACGGCGGAAGCCGCCGTCGTCGGCGCCTCGGACGAGACCACGGGTCAGGCGGTCGTCGCGTTCGTGATCATCAAGGAGAGCTACCTCTCGGCGCACGACCCGGCGGGACTCGCCCAGCAGCTGCGGCTCTGGGTGGGCGAGCAGATCGGCGCGATCGCCCGTCCGCGCGACGTCTACATCGTCGGCGAGCTGCCGAAGACCCGTTCCGGCAAGATCATGCGGCGTCTGCTCCGCGACGTGGCGGAGGGTCGCGAGGTCGGCGACACGACGACGCTCGCCGACACCGCCGTGATGAGCATCATCTCCGCCCAGGTCAAGTAA
- a CDS encoding RidA family protein yields MSVAARLSELGIELPAVAAPVAAYVPAVVHGGLVYTSGQLPFVDGALPATGKVGAEVSAEDAKAFARTCALNALAAAADVAGGVDRIAGVVRVGGFVGSAEGFTGQPAVINGASEVLGEIFDEEGRHARAAVGVAELPLGSPVEVEVTFRLA; encoded by the coding sequence ATGAGCGTCGCCGCCCGACTCTCCGAGCTCGGCATCGAGCTTCCCGCCGTCGCCGCTCCGGTCGCCGCCTACGTGCCGGCCGTCGTGCACGGTGGCCTCGTCTACACGTCTGGCCAGCTCCCGTTCGTCGACGGCGCCCTCCCGGCGACCGGCAAGGTCGGTGCGGAGGTCTCTGCGGAGGACGCCAAGGCGTTCGCCCGGACCTGCGCCCTGAACGCGCTCGCTGCGGCTGCCGATGTCGCAGGCGGTGTCGATCGGATCGCCGGTGTGGTCCGCGTCGGCGGGTTCGTCGGCTCGGCGGAGGGCTTCACAGGACAGCCCGCCGTCATCAACGGCGCGAGCGAGGTGCTCGGCGAGATCTTCGACGAGGAGGGCCGGCACGCCCGCGCCGCGGTCGGCGTCGCGGAGCTCCCGCTCGGCAGCCCCGTCGAGGTCGAGGTCACCTTCCGCCTCGCGTAG
- a CDS encoding type II secretion system F family protein, which yields MVTLRVPRPASAAGPHVADSVQTLAVLLQAGAIPLVAWRHLAGTGDPSATAVLERTDEGVPLVAAIEAQGGMWTELAAAWEVATTVGAPLADVLRTIAEALRDAASAADDVRVALAEPAGTARLLLWMPLAGLLLGVALGFDTLGAIIGNPLGGACVVAGLLLVVIARLWTRRLLRRARPESGTPGMTAELVAVALTGGAPIDRAVALVTETGVVDPAERDRVGQVLELSRAAGVPAVELLRAAAAQDRHRARVQGRLRAARLSTRLLLPLGVCTLPAFLLLGVAPLLLSVLASTPLPT from the coding sequence GTGGTGACGCTCCGTGTGCCGCGTCCGGCGTCGGCGGCCGGTCCGCATGTCGCCGATTCCGTCCAGACGCTCGCGGTGCTCCTGCAGGCCGGGGCGATCCCCCTCGTCGCCTGGCGGCATCTCGCGGGCACAGGAGACCCGTCCGCGACGGCGGTGCTGGAACGAACGGATGAGGGGGTGCCCCTGGTCGCGGCGATCGAGGCGCAGGGTGGCATGTGGACGGAGCTGGCGGCGGCGTGGGAGGTCGCCACGACGGTGGGAGCGCCGCTGGCCGACGTGCTCCGCACCATCGCCGAGGCGCTGCGCGATGCCGCGTCGGCGGCGGACGACGTCCGGGTGGCCCTGGCCGAGCCGGCGGGCACGGCGCGACTGCTGCTCTGGATGCCGCTGGCCGGCCTGCTGCTCGGCGTGGCGCTGGGCTTCGACACCCTGGGCGCGATCATCGGTAACCCCCTCGGGGGTGCGTGCGTCGTCGCCGGCCTCCTGCTGGTCGTGATCGCCCGACTGTGGACGAGACGACTACTGCGCCGTGCGCGTCCCGAGTCGGGGACGCCGGGCATGACGGCGGAGCTCGTCGCGGTCGCGCTCACGGGTGGTGCACCGATCGACCGCGCCGTCGCGCTCGTCACCGAGACCGGAGTCGTCGATCCCGCCGAGCGCGACCGCGTCGGCCAGGTGCTCGAGCTCTCCCGTGCAGCCGGCGTCCCCGCCGTGGAGCTGCTGCGCGCGGCGGCGGCACAGGACCGGCATCGTGCGAGGGTCCAGGGGCGTCTTCGTGCCGCGCGCCTCTCCACGCGGCTGCTGCTTCCGCTCGGCGTCTGCACGCTGCCTGCGTTCCTCCTGCTCGGTGTGGCGCCCCTCCTGCTCAGTGTGCTCGCCTCCACGCCCCTGCCGACTTGA